In the Flavobacteriales bacterium genome, GGGCGTTTCCGAGCTTTTTCTCTACCGTATTCAGGAATCCGCGTGTATACTCCAACTCCTCCTTAAGCTTATCCAGATTTCCTTCCTGGTCACCATTGGCCGGGAGCGGGAGGTACAGTTCAGTGGTTCCGGCCATCACCACAAGAGACTGCGCCGGCTGAACATCCGCCCTTTGAAGATCACTCAGATTGGCGAGTTTGATCGTTGCGCCTTCCATCACGTTCACGTCACTCACAGCCTTATAACTGAGCGGCACTACTTCCTTGGGTGACATCTGATTCGAGGCGCGGTAATTCCTGATCTTCATCACCCAATCCTTTGTTTGCTCAAAGCGTACCAGCAGTTGCTCATCGGCCTTACTCATTTCGGGCCACAGGGCATTGATCAGATAAGGATGCTGTTCATTACTCAAGTGGCTCCATATTTCTTCAGTGATAAATGGCATGAACGGATGCATCAGCTTAAGGAGCTCCGACAGGAAGTGTGTCGTAGCGTCCATGGTGGTTCGGTCAATCGGTGTTTCACGCGCCGGCTTTACCATCTCCAGGTACCACGAACAGAAATCATCCCACACCAGCTTGTAGATTGTCATCAGTGCTTCGGAGAGCTTGAACCGTTCAAACTGCCCTTCAAGTTGTGCAACCGCATGTTTGAGTGCGGAATCAAACCAGGCCACTGCCTCCCTGGCGGCTTCGGATTGTTCAACTTTATCACTTACCTCCCAGCCATTCACCAGTCGGAACGCATTCCATAACTTGTTATTGAAATTCCTGCCCTGTTCACACAGGCCCTCATCGAACAGCAGATCGTTCCCGGCGGGGGAGCAAAGCAACATCCCCACACGAACACCATCTGCACCGTATTGGGCGATTAGGTCAAGAGGATCCGGTGAATTCCCGAGGGATTTGGACATCTTGCGGCCCTGCTTATCCCTTACAATTCCGGTGAGGTAAACATTCTTAAACGGCTTCTCCCCGCGGTATTCATACCCTGCCATGATCATCCGTGCCACCCAGAAAAAGAGAATCTCGGGGGCCGTCACCAGATCGTTGGTAGGGTAATAATATTTTATGTCTTTGTTGTCGGGATCCCTGAAACCATCAAATACGGATATCGGCCACAGCCAGGATGAGAACCAGGTATCCACCACATCCTCATCCTGTCTGATGTCATCAGCGGAAAGATTCCGTCCGCTTTTCTCACGTGCCAGACCAACAGCCTCTTCGGATGTTTTGGCCACCACGAATTCATCCTCACCATCGCCATAGTACCATGCGGGTATCCGTTGTCCCCACCAAAGTTGTCTGGAGATACACCAATCCCGTACATTCTCCATCCAGTGCTTGTAGGTATTGATAAACTTTCCGGGAAAGAGTTCGATGTCCTTATTCAGCACGTGGTCAAGGGCGGGACCCGCCATTTCCTTCATGCTACAAAACCACTGCAGGCTCAGTCGCGGCTCGATCACCTCGTGTGTCCTTTCGGAATAGCCAACTTTGTTGGTCAACTGCTCGGTCTTAATGAGCACACCTTCCTTTTTAAGGGCTTCAACCATTTTTTCGCGTGCATCGAAACGGTCTGTACCGACAAAATGTCCTGCCTTTTCGGAAAGGGTACCATCGGGATTGAATATGTCTATGGTCTCAAGTTGATGACGCTTCCCAATCTCATAGTCATTCACATCGTGTGCCGGCGTGATCTTCAGCGCACCCGTACCGAACTCGCGATCCACGTAGGTATCTGCAATCACCGGAATTTCCCGGTTAACAAGCGGTACACGCACTTTCTTACCTACAAGATGCTTGTAACGTTCGTCTTCCGGGTGTACACAAACGGCGGTATCCCCCAGGATCGTCTCGGGACGCGTGGTGGCAATCGTGAGTGATTCCTTACCATCCACTACCGGGTAAGACACATAAAAGAGCCGGGATTGTTCTTCCTTATGATAAACCTCTTCATCGGAAACGGCGGTGAGGGCTTTGGGGTCCCAGTTTACCATCCGTACACCGCGGTATATATAACCTTTCTTATACAGATCAATAAACACATCGAT is a window encoding:
- a CDS encoding valine--tRNA ligase codes for the protein MEINKTYQPEAIEKKWYDLWMEKGFFHSEPDDREAYTIVIPPPNVTGVLHMGHMLNNTIQDVLVRRARMLGKNACWVPGTDHASIATEAKVVAKLREEGIRKSDLTREKFMEHAWAWKEKHGGIILEQLKKLGASCDWERTRFTMDESLSEAVIDVFIDLYKKGYIYRGVRMVNWDPKALTAVSDEEVYHKEEQSRLFYVSYPVVDGKESLTIATTRPETILGDTAVCVHPEDERYKHLVGKKVRVPLVNREIPVIADTYVDREFGTGALKITPAHDVNDYEIGKRHQLETIDIFNPDGTLSEKAGHFVGTDRFDAREKMVEALKKEGVLIKTEQLTNKVGYSERTHEVIEPRLSLQWFCSMKEMAGPALDHVLNKDIELFPGKFINTYKHWMENVRDWCISRQLWWGQRIPAWYYGDGEDEFVVAKTSEEAVGLAREKSGRNLSADDIRQDEDVVDTWFSSWLWPISVFDGFRDPDNKDIKYYYPTNDLVTAPEILFFWVARMIMAGYEYRGEKPFKNVYLTGIVRDKQGRKMSKSLGNSPDPLDLIAQYGADGVRVGMLLCSPAGNDLLFDEGLCEQGRNFNNKLWNAFRLVNGWEVSDKVEQSEAAREAVAWFDSALKHAVAQLEGQFERFKLSEALMTIYKLVWDDFCSWYLEMVKPARETPIDRTTMDATTHFLSELLKLMHPFMPFITEEIWSHLSNEQHPYLINALWPEMSKADEQLLVRFEQTKDWVMKIRNYRASNQMSPKEVVPLSYKAVSDVNVMEGATIKLANLSDLQRADVQPAQSLVVMAGTTELYLPLPANGDQEGNLDKLKEELEYTRGFLNTVEKKLGNARFVDNAPEQVVEAERKKKSDAEARIRSLETQLAAVSGK